AAAAAACAATCGGATTAATTTCTGTTGATCCTTCTAAGAGAAAAACAGGAGGAGCACTTTTAGGAGACAGAATCCGTATGAATGCCATAAATAATCCTCGTGTATATATGCGTTCGCTGGCAACACGTCAGTCGAATTTGGCTTTGTCTAAATATGTAGCCGAAGCGATTCAGGTTTTGAAAGCAGCAAAATACGATTTGATTATTTTAGAAACTTCAGGAATTGGTCAGTCTGATACGGAGATTATGGATCATTCTGATGTTTCTTTATATGTAATGACGCCAGAATTTGGAGCAGCAACACAATTGGAAAAAATCGACATGCTTGACTTTGCTGATTTAGTGGCTTTAAATAAATTCGATAAACGTGGAGCGCTGGATGCTTTGCGTGATGTAAAAAAACAATATCAGCGCAATCATAGTCTTTGGGATAAAAGTCCAGACGAAATGCCCGTTTTTGGAACGATCGCTTCGCAGTTCAATGACCCTGGAATGAACACGCTTTACAAAGCGATTATGGATAAAGTGGTAGAGAAAACTGATTCAGATTTGAAATCGACTTTTGAAATCACTAAAGAAATGAGCGAGAAAATCTTCGTTATTCCGCCGGGAAGAACACGTTATTTATCTGAAATCGCTGAGAATAACAGAAGTTATGATGAAACAGCCATTTCGCAGCAAAAAGTAGCTCAAAAATTATACGGAATTTTCAAAACCATTGAATCTGTTTCTGGAAAAGTTCCTCAAATCAATAAAGCGGGAATCGAAGATTCTTCTGTTTTAGCAGCAGGATTTCAAGAACACGATGAAAACAGAATCTTTTTAAATCTTTTACTCAATCAGTTTGATAAAGTAAAAATGGATTTAGATCCGTACAATTGGGAAATTATTCTGAATTGGGATGAAAAAGTGGCGAAATACAAAAATCCAGTTTACTCGTTTAAAGTTCGTGATAAAGAAATCAAGATTGCAACGCATTCTGAAAGTTTGTCCCATTTACAGATTCCGAAAATTGCTTTACCTAAATATGAAGGTTGGGGGGATATCTTGCGTTGGAATTTACAGGAAAATGTTCCTGGCGAATTTCCGTTTGCTTCGGGATTGTATCCGTTTAAACGGGAAGGAGAAGATCCGTCGAGAATGTTTGCGGGCGAGGGCGGACCAGAAAGAACCAACAAGCGTTTTCATTATGTAAGTGCTGGAATGCCTGCAAAACGTCTTTCAACTGCTTTTGACAGTGTAACTTTATACGGAAACGATCCAGATTTGCGTCCGGATATTTACGGAAAAATTGGAAATGCGGGAGTTTCAATCTGCTGTTTGGACGATGCCAAAAAATTGTATTCAGGTTTCGATTTGGTTCACGCTTTGACTTCGGTAAGTATGACCATTAATGGGCCTGCGCCAATGTTGTTAGGTTTCTTTATGAATGCGGCAATTGATCAGCAATGTGAGATTTACATTAAAGGAAATGATTTAGAAAAAGAAGTTGAAGCTAAGATCAACAAATTATATAAAGACAAAGGAATCAAAAGACCGAAATACCAAGGAGAACTTCCAGCAGGAAACAATGGTTTAGGTTTAATGCTTTTGGGTGTTACAGGAGATCAGGTTTTACCTTTGGATGTTTATAATGATATTAAAGCCAAAACGTTATCGCAGGTTCGCGGAACGGTTCAGGCTGATATTTTAAAAGAAGATCAGGCGCAAAACACTTGTATTTTCTCAACCGAATTTGCTTTGCGTTTAATGGGTGACGTTCAGGAATATTTTATTACTAAAAACGTTCGTAATTTCTATTCGGTTTCGATTTCAGGATATCATATTGCAGAGGCGGGAGCGAACCCAATTACGCAATTGGCGTTTACGCTTTCAAATGGTTTCACTTACGTGGAATATTATTTGAGCCGTGGCATGAACATCAACGATTTTGGGCCAAACTTATCGTTCTTCTTCTCGAATGGAGTAGATCCAGAATATTCAGTAATTGGTCGTGTGGCACGTAAAATTTGGGCAAAAGCCATGAAAAACAAATACGGAGCCAACGAAAGAGCGCAAATGCTGAAATATCATATTCAGACTTCCGGGCGTTCGTTACACGCACAGGAAATTGATTTCAACGATATCAGAACGACTTTACAGGCGTTGTACGCGATTTATGATAACTGTAATTCATTGCACACCAACGCTTACGACGAAGCGATTACAACACCTACAGAAGAATCGGTGCGACGTGCCATGGCGATTCAGTTGATTATTAATAAAGAATTAGGTTTAGCGAAAAACGAAAACCCAATTCAAGGTTCGTTCATTATCGAAGAATTAACCGATTTAGTGGAAGCGGCAGTTCTTCAAGAATTCGACAGAATCACAGAAAGAGGAGGAGTTCTAGGGGCAATGGAAACGATGTACCAAAGATCTAAAATCCAAGAAGAAAGTTTGTATTACGAAACTTTAAAACATAACGGAGATTTCCCAATTGTGGGAGTAAACACGTTCCTGAGTTCAAAAGGTTCGCCAACAGTTATTCCGGCTGAGGTTATTCGTGCCACAGAAGAAGAAAAACAATATCAGATTACGATGCTGGATAACTTGCATAATTTCCACGAAGCAAAAGTAAACGAACATTTAAATGCTTTACAACAAGCCGCTATTAAAAACGAAAACTTATTCGATTATTTAATGGAAGCCACAAAGGTTTGTTCTTTGGGGCAGATTACTTCGGCGTTGTTTGAAGTTGGTGGGCAGTATAGGAGGAATATGTAGTAAATAATATTTAGATAAATTCGTATGAGCATAAATGTAGTGTTTACAATGCTTAGTGAAATATCGGAGTTTGACTAAATTTATATTAATTTGCTTTTGGTTGTCTAAAGGTTGGCTAATAATCATTTATGGTTATCTTTGATGTCTTAAAATTTAAAGATTATGGCGACCTTAA
This portion of the Flavobacterium panacagri genome encodes:
- a CDS encoding methylmalonyl-CoA mutase family protein → MEQQIPYIPKNKVRIVTAASLFDGHDAAINIMRRIIQSTGVEVIHLGHDRSVEEVVNTAIQEDANAIAMTSYQGGHNEYFKYMYDLLREKGAGHIKIFGGGGGVILPSEIEELHEYGITRIYSPDDGRSLGLQGMINDLVQLADFPIGDKLNGEIDHIESKTPTAIARLISSAENFPEIAKTAFDKIHEINSSSKIPVLGITGTGGAGKSSLVDELVRRFLIDFPEKTIGLISVDPSKRKTGGALLGDRIRMNAINNPRVYMRSLATRQSNLALSKYVAEAIQVLKAAKYDLIILETSGIGQSDTEIMDHSDVSLYVMTPEFGAATQLEKIDMLDFADLVALNKFDKRGALDALRDVKKQYQRNHSLWDKSPDEMPVFGTIASQFNDPGMNTLYKAIMDKVVEKTDSDLKSTFEITKEMSEKIFVIPPGRTRYLSEIAENNRSYDETAISQQKVAQKLYGIFKTIESVSGKVPQINKAGIEDSSVLAAGFQEHDENRIFLNLLLNQFDKVKMDLDPYNWEIILNWDEKVAKYKNPVYSFKVRDKEIKIATHSESLSHLQIPKIALPKYEGWGDILRWNLQENVPGEFPFASGLYPFKREGEDPSRMFAGEGGPERTNKRFHYVSAGMPAKRLSTAFDSVTLYGNDPDLRPDIYGKIGNAGVSICCLDDAKKLYSGFDLVHALTSVSMTINGPAPMLLGFFMNAAIDQQCEIYIKGNDLEKEVEAKINKLYKDKGIKRPKYQGELPAGNNGLGLMLLGVTGDQVLPLDVYNDIKAKTLSQVRGTVQADILKEDQAQNTCIFSTEFALRLMGDVQEYFITKNVRNFYSVSISGYHIAEAGANPITQLAFTLSNGFTYVEYYLSRGMNINDFGPNLSFFFSNGVDPEYSVIGRVARKIWAKAMKNKYGANERAQMLKYHIQTSGRSLHAQEIDFNDIRTTLQALYAIYDNCNSLHTNAYDEAITTPTEESVRRAMAIQLIINKELGLAKNENPIQGSFIIEELTDLVEAAVLQEFDRITERGGVLGAMETMYQRSKIQEESLYYETLKHNGDFPIVGVNTFLSSKGSPTVIPAEVIRATEEEKQYQITMLDNLHNFHEAKVNEHLNALQQAAIKNENLFDYLMEATKVCSLGQITSALFEVGGQYRRNM